Sequence from the Neptunomonas japonica JAMM 1380 genome:
CGCTAATAAGGGAGAGCCTTCGTCTGTCCAAACGGATGCATATAATTTAGCTGAGCTTTTGGAGCGAAAGGGTAAGATAAATAGGTGCAAAATCATTAGCCATAGCAAGCGAGGGATCTCCACCACTCGATGATCGCTTAAAAACTCTTTAAGGTAGCGCCGCAGTGCACTTGGTTTAGGGGCATCGGGTGTGCCGAGATTAACCAGTAATATCCCTTTTTTAGGCTTAGGGCCTTTATGCTCATACTCTGTCTGGCCTTGAAAGCTCATGTGATTCTCTTCGCGAAGTTGGATAGTGATGATAAATAGTGAATAACTCCATGTTATCCACATGTGTTAGCTTTTCAGATACCGCGCAAACAAAGCTTGCACGTTGACAGAGGCATTTAATCTTGTCGCCATCAAATATAAACCGGCCATTTTACGATGTAAAAACAGCACATCCGGCGGCGGTGTATGCCAGGCATCTGGGTCGCTACTAACGCTTAAGCCGCGTGCTTGAATCCGTTTGGCCAGATCCGATTGCCCAAATGCATAGTCGCCGTTATAACGCAGTGGTTCTGCTGCCATCATAAAGATATCTAGTACCACTTCCCGGTTAGCTGCTTTCATACCGTTCTGGAAAAAACCTAAGTGCTGTAATGCGGCATCTAACGCTTCTTTATCTTCAGTAACGGCTGCACTCATCGCATCTTGGTACTTAGTGACGAAGTCTGGATTAAAGGCTCTCACGGCTCCAAAATCTAATAACACCAGTTTATGAGTGTCGGCCTGATAGAGGTAGTTCGCCAGATTTGGATCGGTCTGTACGCATTTAAAGTCAAATAATTCTGAAAAGAATAGGCTAAATATCAACGACATAATATCCGTTCGCTTTTCAGCGGACATTGAGCGCAGGGTATCCAGTGAATCACCTGCCACATAGCCCATCGTTAATATTTCAGGGGTAGACAGGTCTGCATGGTAAGCCGGTATCACTAAATCTGTTTTGCGCTCAAAGGCTTGTAAATGCAGTCGATAAGCATCTAGATGAGCGCCTTCCATCAGGTAATCTGCTTCTTGTTTTAATTGTTGGCGCGCTTCATCGAGTAACGGTTGTAGATCCAGTGACTTAGGAATAAGCCCCGTCATACGTAATAAGCTGTAAACGTTATCAATATCGCTGTCGATACTTTGGCGGACACCTGGGTACTGTACCTTGATGGCCAAATGACGGCCTTGCGTGCAGGTGGCTTCATGAACTTGGCCTATAGAGGCGGCAGCCAATGGTTCAAATGAGAAACGACTAAAGCGCTCATTCCAATCTTCACCCCAATGCCTTTCCAGTACCATTACCAGTTGCGACATAGGCATAGTTACCGCATCTGAGCGTAACCGTTCCAGTATGGATGATAGTTCATCAGGTAGTAAATTCCCTGAATCCATAGAGAGTAGTTGCCCCATTTTCATGGCTGCACCGCGCATGCTTGATAGCTTGTCGGCTACCTGATGAAGGTTGTTCGGTGTTAGTAACAGATCAGATATAATGGGCTTTTTGCCTTGCGCCAAATGCTTGCTGCCTTCTAACACGACATTACCGGCAATGCGCCCAGCTAATGACCCCATACGTGCCAGACGTGACATTCTTGATTGAGGTACCGGCGCACTCTTTCGGTTTTTGGGGTTATTCATAAGTGGCTACATTGGGTAAATGTTGCTCTATCATATTAATCACAACCTTATCATTCGGTTTGGTATGGCTCTTAAAGCTGGCAAGTATTTTTCCATCGGAACTAATCAAATATTTATGAAAGTTCCAACCCGGGTATTCACCAGATATTTTTGCTAGCCGTTTAAAAAAAGGAGACAGGTTTTCACCTCCCTTTTTCACGTGTACTTTTTCGAACATGGGAAAATTGACACCATAGGTTAGCTGGCAAAAATCTTTTATCTGCTTTTCTGTTCCAGGTTCTTGCCCAGCAAAATCATTTGAAGGAAAACCCAGCACAACGAACCCCTGCTCCTTGTAACGCGTATAGAGTGATTCCAGGCCATCATACTGAGGTGTAAAAGCGCATTTGCTCGCGGTATTTACGACCATAATTAATTTGTTGCCATAGGTCTCACACAAATTTAACTGTTGCTCATTACCGAGTAATGAAAAGCTATAGTTAAGTACTTGCATTGATTCATCTGCGCAACTGGTTCTTTTGGGGTTGGCTTCACTGTTAGCGGTGCTGTGGGGAGATAGGATTAACATGGCTAGTAAGAGCACTGCAGCTAAAGGCAGAGAATATTTCATGTAACCTCCGATCATATTGTTGAATCTTGGAGCAGTTATACGCACGTTATTGCAAATTAGATCGAAAAACTGTGTTTTTCATACCTAATTTAAGAAGAGAGGCTTATTTCTGTATTCAAGAGGTGTCTAGATCTTGAGATTTAGGGGCAGCAGAGTTACTGCCTTTGCTTAGAGACCTAGTAAACGTCGGGCATGGCTAGGTGTCTTATGATAATATTTTTTGTAAGAGCGGGAGAAACTAGAGGCGTCTGCAAAACCTAGTTCGGCTGCTAATATTGCTAACGTTATCTTGCTGTTAGTCAGTAGGAAATTTGCTCGCTGCATTCGCCGGCTCATAAGATATTGCTGTGGTGTCATACCAAGCTGACTCTGACAGAGGCAGTAAAAGTGACTCTCGCTTACGTAAAGTGCATTGGCTAATTCCGAATTGCTCGGAGGGTTGGAAAGCCGTTGGTCAATAAAGTCGTTGAGTCGGGCGATATCGAGCCGGTTGTGAGTTAAGGATAGAGTTAAGTTAGGAGCGGACATCTGACATAGCTGAGTCATGAACAGGGAGACGAGCTGACAGTTTAATTGAGGGTTTAGTTGATCCTTTGTGCTGAGTAATTGTTTTGCGGCAAAGTCTAGCAAGGGCAGTATCTCAGAGTTTAATGAGACAAACTCAGGTTGCTGAAACAAGGTGTCTTTGAATGAAGTATTACAGGCTTGTTCTAGTGCTTGAATATATGGATCAGACAAAGCCAAGTCGATAACTAATAATTCACAGTCATCATTTAAACCGCTGAACAGGTGAGCCGTATGCTCTGGAATTATTGCCACAGTGCCGTTCGAGAGTTGGCCTGATTCTTTATGAAACTCGCATTCCATTTGGCCACGCCAACCAAATAGTATCTGAGAATATTCATGACAGTGCTCACCGCTTTGACGCGCAATCAAGTTACGACGTGCTTTGCTAGTTACCACTGCAGCAGCCCGAAAAAAATTTTAGGGGCAATTCAAGAGTTTGAGTCAAAAGCATCATAGTTTGAGTCAATTATATCAATTTGCTAATCGTTATCATTGCTTAAAGACTAACAATAAGAGATTCCTTCATGCAACTTAACGCGACTCAAATTCAAAATGCACTTCCCTGGGATGCGCTGATTCTCGCATTGAATGATATCTTCGTTCGTGAGGTTTGCTCGCCGGTTCGCCATCATCATACGATTAATGTCCCTCAGGAGCCGGATGCAACGTTACTGTTGATGCCAGCATGGCTAGAAGGGGAGTTCCTTGGTGTTAAGCAGGTTAATGTATTTCCTGGTAATAATGCTCGTAATATCCCGGGTCTAAGTAGTTATTATATGCTGAGTTGCGGAAAGACCGGGCGGCCTTTGGCACAATTGGATGGTAATGAGCTTACCGCTCGTCGCACTGCCGCGGCTTCAGCACTGGCTTCGAGTTTCCTCTCACATGAAGATGCGAGCGAGATGCTGATGGTTGGGAGCGGCCGAATGGCCCGCCGATTGATTCCTGCGCATATGAGTGTGCGTTCCGTTAAAACTGTTCGGGTGTGGGATCGCAATGAGGAGGCCGCGCAAGCGCTGGTTGCAGAACTTCAGGCGGCAGATATAAATGCCGAAGTCTGTGCTAAAGATCGGCTGGAAGAAGTGGCTAGAAAATCCGATATTATTAGTTGCGCCACGATGGCAACTACACCTTTAGTTTTGGGGGACTGGCTAAAGCCGGGAGCGCATCTTGACTTGGTGGGAAGTTTTACCCCCTCAATGCGAGAGACTGATAATACTGCTATGCAGCGCAGTGCTGTATTTGTGGATACTCGAGCCGGAGCGTTAAGTGAAACCGGCGATCTAATTATCCCTATCCGGGAAGGCGTGATGACTGAAAGCAGCATTATTGCTGAGTTTTCAGAACTGTGTAGCGGTCAGCATCTCGGTCGAGCAGGTTTAGATGATGCCAGTAACGCTGTGACTATTTTTAAATCCGTTGGTGATTCAAGGGAAGATCTCGCCGCAGCCATTCTTGCTTACCAGCGATTAGTTTAGGTTTATTGTGACCTAACTTTGGGTCTTACTTCCGGTAAGGCTCTTTTTTACTCTTAATAATAAAATAATTGAGACGCATGACGTCTGATGGCATTTTTTATGAAACAAGGTGGCTTTAGCACGATAGCAGATGACTCATCTAAAGCTGTTGCGGTTGTAGGAGCTGGAGTTGTTGGTCTTTGTGCGGCGCTTGAGGCGCAGCGAAAAGGCTATCAAGTAACACTGATTGATAGAGATGAAGCAGGGCTGGGCGCCTCTTTTGGTAATGCCGGATATTTGGCTACGGAATTGATTGACCCATTGTCCACACCCAAAACACTCTTTTCAAGCTTTGCTATGTGGCTTAACCCTTACGGGCCCTTGTCTTTACCGCTAGGTTATTTGCACCGTATATTACCTTGGTTATTTCGTTTTATTTGTGCTGCTGCTCCCAAGACGACTAAAAAAGGGCGCTTGGCACTTAAGCAGCTAAACGTGGCATCGGTCCCGGCTTGGCGACGCTGCTTGGAAGATATCGGCGCACAAGAGCAGTTGGTTCAATCGGGGTATCTGCTGGTCTGGGAATCAGCAGGTAAGCTTGAAGAGGCCAAAAAACATGCCGCCTATATGCAAGACAATGGCATTAAAACTGAATTAGTGCAGGGTGAGCGCTTAGCATATCTGGAACCAGAATTGGCTGAAAACCTCAGTCATGCTCTGTATTTTCCTGAAGCCTGTCGTGTTAAAGAGCCTTACGAGCTCTGTAAAATTCTTTTATCTGCCTTTCAGGCACGCGGTGGAACATTCTTACAGCAAAGTGTTACTTTCTTACAGTCCGAAGGCAAAGGCGTATTGGTGCAAACTGAGAAGAGCTCATTAAAGTTCGATAACACTATTATTTGTGCCGGTGCATGGAGTAAACAGCTGCTAAGGGAGGTGGGTCTAGACGTACCGCTGGAAGCAGAGAGGGGATATCATCTCTCCATCGATGCAGAACATATTAAGCTCAATCATCCAATAGGGTCTGCAGAACGTCGTTTTGTTATGACTCCGCTAGATTCCGGCCTACGTGTGGTTGGCATTACTGAATTAGGGGGCTTAAAGTTAAAGCCTTTTAAGCAGCGTTTTGATTCGCTCCAACATCATAGTGGTCAGTTATTATCGCAGCTAAATAATCCAACTTTAGAGGTCAGTAAGTGGATGGGACACAGGCCCACGCTGCCTGACTCGCTTCCTGTGATTGATAGGCATCCCAAACACTCTCAGTTACTATTTGCTTTTGGAAATCAACATTTGGGGCTGACACAAGCGGCAATTAGTGCCGAGCTGGTAGTCGGGTTAATGTCAGGGGATTTGCCTACCATTAACTATGAGCCATTTCGCGTGGACCGGTTCTAGACAAATGCAGAGAATCGCAGTGAAATCATGGAGTAATCATAAGGAAGACTAATGGCAATTGTTTTGCATAACTACAACATTGTACGTGTGATTGATGACGGTAAAATTGTTAATTGTACCGTGATTAAAATGTGCCTTGACTATGCATTAATCAAATACAAAGGGTCTAAATATAAAGTCCCCTATGGTTTGATTGATAAGGTTATTGGCCATGAGCTTTTACTGCACGCAGAGTAGAAGGTTCTTCGCTATGATCGTTATTACCTTCCATGGCATGTGAGTATTTCTATCACTGATGAGAAGTTCTTAACCTGATATCAATATATACCTGTTGTTTAAAATAGACATTCAATTAAAAATGTAAGCGCTTGCAAAAAAGTATTAACTTATGTTCTCCTGTTTGTTGTGGGCTCAGTTGTATGTTCGGTCTTTGAGCAAAATAACGGTTCTGCATAACGATCAAACTATACTCTTAGGGAGCATATGATGTCAGAATCTTTGTTACATCGAGCGGCCTGCATAGAAGATATGAAAATCTTGACACGTAGGCGTATTCCTCGATTTGCTTTTGAGTATCTGGCAGGGGGCTGTAATGCAGAAAACACGCTGAGACAAAACCGTCAGGCTTTGGATCAGGTGTACCTGCACCCCAGCTACTTATCAACATCTGCAGGGGCTGACCTGAGCACAGAGGTTTTTGGTCAGCAGTATGCGGCGCCTTTTGGTGTGGCACCTCTGGGTTTGAGTGGGCTGATTTGGCCGAAGGCATCGGAGTTCCAAGCAAGTGCTGCGCGTACAGCAAATATCCCTTATGTCCTCAGTACTTTAGCTAGTACTTCGATAGAGCGAGCTGCTGAGTGTGCGGGAGATAATTTCTGGTTTCAGTTGTATCCACCTTCAGACTTAGAGATTCGAGCTGATTTGATGCGTCGTGCTGAAGCCGCTGGGTGTCGTCATCTGGTGGTCACCATTGACGTGCCAGCCGCAGGGAGGCGCCCACGTGATATTCGCAATGGTCTAGCTGTGCCACCTAAAATCAGTGTGGACAGTATCGCTCAGACGATACTGCGGCCTTCTTGGGCGATGGCAACGGCCTTGCAGGGAATGCCGCAATTCGCATCGATGATGCCTTATATGAAAAACATGACGAACCTGCGTGATATCGCCCATTATATTCGTACAACCCTTAAGGATGTCGTGGATTTTCCGATGTTGCAGCAGATCCGCCATGCTTGGTCGGGAAAGTTAATAGTTAAAGGCATTTTGAGCGTTTCCGATGCTAAACTAGCACTGGCAGCAGGTGCTGATGGCCTAATAGTATCTAATCATGGTGGCAGACAACTGGATGCCGCGTATCCTTCTATTTCAGCACTGAAAGAGATTGTTGCTGCGGTTGGTGACCGTACCGTGGTGATGGTTGATAGTGGAGTAGAGTCCGGCCCTGATATTGCACGATTCCTGGCTCAAGGGGCGCAGATGGTGTTTGCCGGTCGGGCCTTTATGTATGGCGTGGGTGCTTTTGGTGAGCCAGGAGCTGCGCATACTATTGAATTGTTGCGTAATGAGCTGCTCCAGGTAATGGAGCAGCTGCGATGTCCAACACCATATCAGTTGCCTCACTACCTGCTCTGAACTCTGTTATGTTGAGTGGACTGTGTTGGTGGTTTCTCGCACCTTTAAGTCTGCCGGTAATTGAACCCGAGTAATGTCACGGTTGCCAGTTTGGATGCAGTTTAATAAGTAGGTTGCGGCAAGTGTACCCATACGGCGCGCCGGTACATCAATGGTCGTCAGGCTAGGGGATAATGCTGCGATTATCTCAAGGTTATCAAAACCTGTGACAGCAAGTGCTTTAGGCACAGGTATTTCCAGTTGTCGCAAAGCGGACAGGGCGCCCAGTGCGAGTATATCGTTACCACAGATAACCGCGCTGAAGTGGTGACCAGCGGTGATGAGCTCGGTGAGTGCAAGGCTTGACTGCTCCGCACTATAGCGGCATTCGCGAACTAGTTCAGGCTTAAGTTCTAGGCCTTTTTCTTGGAGGTATTGCCTAACACCTTCGATGCGCTCCCTGGCTCGATCATTGTCGATCTGGATACCAGATATGACGGCAATATCTCTGTGCCCCATATTAACAAGGTGCTCAGCAATCTTGCGCCCAGCGGCTGCATTATCAAAGCCGATACAACTATGTAAAGACTGGTTGTTGTAAGTCCACAGATTGACCACCGGAACTTGGTGGCGATCGAGCATTTCGTATACTTCGGGGTGGTGTTCTTCACCGATCAGTACCATGCCGTCAATACCCCGGGTGATAAGGCTCCGCACTTCATGGAGTTCTTCATCAAGGGAATAATTGCTGCTGGCTAAAAGTAACGTAAAGTTAGCCTCTGATAAGCCCCGTTGCAGGTAGTGTATACCGTTAGCAAAGATGCCATTATCGATGGTAGGTATGACTGCACCTATCGTATGAGAGCGGCGCGAGGCGAGTGCTCGGGCTGCTCCATGAGGAGCATACCCGAGGCGATTTATAGCCTCATTGACCTTATCGCGTAATGTTTCTTTGACTTGCGCGGGTTGGTTTATACAGCGAGACACTGTTGCCGTCGAAACTCCGGCAGCCGTTGCAACGTCTTGTAATGTTGGTTTTGAACTACGCATATTTCTCCCTTTTTACAATCTGCATGATAGCAAAATTTCACACAAGTCCAGATAGTTATTTGCAATCAGGGTTGACAGTACAATCATTTAAAGTTTAATTTGTAAGCGCTTACAAATATTGTCTTCAGGGTATTCCAATGTTTACAGAAAGACTAATAAAACATGCTTATCGAATTGCTATTGTGCTGTTTTTGGTTTTTTTCACGAATGTAGTGGTGGGAAAAATATCGATGTGGCTGTTCGATCTTCAGCTACCTCTGGGGTTCAGTGGAGTGGTTGAGTTCTTGGTTCTGTGTGTTGCATGTATCTTTTTTGTGGTCGGAATACTTCGAAGTGAAAGCCTGAACCAAAAATAACTAGATCAATCAGGAGCAACCCATGAGCAAAGCAAATCAACCTGTCTGTCCGGAGCGTCGTCGCTTTATGGCGCTGACCAGTAAATTTGGTTTTACCGCAGTCACACTTGCTGCTGCATCAGGACTTATGATGTCAGACCAAGCCGTTGCAGCGATATCCAAAGAGGAAAAAGAACGCGAGGCGAAAGCAAAATATAAGATGGTGATTGCCACCGCTTATGTTCTGGGTTCATCGCGTAGCTATCCGATTATGCAGCTGGATTTTAAAGAAAATATCCAGAACTTAACGAACCGTGAGGTTTATGTGAAGCTAGCACCAGGTGGCCAATTAGGCGCAGGTGGCGCACTGGCTCAAAAAGTACAGCAGGGCACTATTCAGGCTGCTCAGCACTCGCTTTCAAATTTTGCTGCATTTGCACCGGTAGTTGATCTGATCAACATCCCTTACTGGTGTGGTGAAAACCAAAAATTCACTAACCTTGTGAGTTCTGATGCATGGCGTCGTGAGGTAAACCCGAAAGTAGAAGAAAGAGGTTTCCTACCGTTATGGTATGTCAACATAGATCCTCGTGTTGTTGCATTACGGCATGGAATTGATGGGCCTATCAAGACACCTGATCAAATGTCCGGAATTAAGTTTCGAGTACCGGGTTCGAAGATCTTGCAGCAGTTCTATCGCTTGTTAGGTGCTAACCCAACACCCGTGGCCTGGGGTGAAACACCTTCTGCTATTAAGCAAGGTGTTGCCGATGCGCTGGATCCTTCCGTTGAAGCGCTGAATGTTTTTGGCTTTCGTGATGTTATCTCCCATGTTTCCTTTATTCGTTCGGTTCCCGATGCCCAAGTCTATTCCTGCAACCTAGCCTGGTTTAAATCGTTACCTGCCAAAATTCAAGATGGCATTATGTTTGCCGCTGAAGTGACGGCGCAGCAGAACTTGGCGAAAGTGCCTGCAGCACGAGGGTTTGCAATGGCTGAATTAGCAACTGCCGGAGTTAAGTTCTACTCACCAACAACGGGTGAATTGCAACAATGGAAAGATGCTGCCGGACACCAGTTACCTGTGTGGGACGACACTAAAATTGAACTGGCTGGATCTCTGGATATATTTGATAGCTTACATGATGCAGCTAATACCCAAGGACGTCATTTCGTACATGATATTTAAGTTGATCTGCTAGAGCGAAGGCACTGAGCACCTATGCCCTGTGCCTAGTTTTCTGTAGCCGTAGTAGCGCTACTGTTCAATTTAGAGGTGTATGTTTTGAATACAGACAAGATAACAATCTGGCAAAAGCTGGATGAAAATGCTGAACGGTGGTTGCTGTTAGTTTTTTACGTCGTGATTGTTGTAACCGTCGGAGTGGAAGTAATACGCCGCTTCACGCTTTCTTATTCGTCAATTTGGGGAGAAGAGGTTGCTCGTTACGCCTTTATTTATCTCGCTTGGATTGGTGCCGCATCGGCTGTGAAAGATCGTGCTCATATTCGTATTGATGTGATTTTGAATTTTCTGCCTCGCAACGGCAAGTTACTCGTTTATATCTTAGGTGACGTGGTGATGATCGGCGTTTCGGGACTCGCTTTTTCATATTCGGTTGAAACGCTTTTGGTCTCTATTAAGTTTGGCTCGGTTACTCATGGTTTGGGCATTAGTCAGGCTTGGTTTATCGCTGCAGTTCCATTGGGCTTTTCTTTGATGCTATTTCGCCTGTGGCAGTCCTTGAGTCGTGATATTCGCGCACTCAGAAATGATTCGCCGATCTACACCGGAAAACGGTTGTTCGATTAGACAGGAAACCTTCCTATGTATAATTATTTGAATCCTGAAGTCACCCTAGATTGGGGGTGGGAGTTAGGTGGACCGTTATTGATTGGCGTGATTATGTTTGCGTTAGGTGTACCGGTTTGGGCTGTATTGGGCGTAATTTCCGTGTTGATTCTAGAACTTAGCGGAGCTTTGCCACTGTCGCTACTGGGTGAAGCATTATTTGATGGTATTGATGCTTTTGCTTTGATTGCCATACCTTTATTTATTCTTACCGGCGATGTGTTGGTGCGTACCGGGCTGTCGCGTAAGTTGCTGGATATAGCTGAAGCGCTGACGGGCGGAGCAAAATCAGGTTTTGGTACTGCAACGGTATTGGTCTGTGGTTTTTTTGCCTGTATCTCCGGTTCCGATGCTGCTGGTGCTGCTGGGGTTGGTCGTATGACCATTGATCGTCTGGTTGAGCAAGGCTACCCCAGACCATACGCTTGTGCACTGGTTGCTGCTGGAGCTTGTACTGGCATCCTGATTCCTCCGTCTATTGCCTACATTATCATTGGGTTGGTGTTGGGCATCTCCGCATCGACGCTGTTCTTGGCGGCCTTGGTGCCGGGCCTGTTGGTGATGGGCTGTATTATGGTGTGCAACATCATTCTTAATCTGACTCATGGTTTTGAGAACGCAGGAGGAGGCTTTTCTTTACGCCGCATCATTACTGCAATCTATGTGGGACGATATGCCCTGATTGTGCCGGTCATTATTTTAGGAGGTATCTACAGCGGTGTATTTACCCCAACTGAAGCGGCTGCCATTGCGGTCATCACAACGATCATTATCGGGTTGTGGCAAAAAACTATTAGCTTAAGTGAGTTCCCGGCCATGCTGGCCAGCTC
This genomic interval carries:
- a CDS encoding ABC1 kinase family protein; protein product: MNNPKNRKSAPVPQSRMSRLARMGSLAGRIAGNVVLEGSKHLAQGKKPIISDLLLTPNNLHQVADKLSSMRGAAMKMGQLLSMDSGNLLPDELSSILERLRSDAVTMPMSQLVMVLERHWGEDWNERFSRFSFEPLAAASIGQVHEATCTQGRHLAIKVQYPGVRQSIDSDIDNVYSLLRMTGLIPKSLDLQPLLDEARQQLKQEADYLMEGAHLDAYRLHLQAFERKTDLVIPAYHADLSTPEILTMGYVAGDSLDTLRSMSAEKRTDIMSLIFSLFFSELFDFKCVQTDPNLANYLYQADTHKLVLLDFGAVRAFNPDFVTKYQDAMSAAVTEDKEALDAALQHLGFFQNGMKAANREVVLDIFMMAAEPLRYNGDYAFGQSDLAKRIQARGLSVSSDPDAWHTPPPDVLFLHRKMAGLYLMATRLNASVNVQALFARYLKS
- a CDS encoding glutathione peroxidase, whose translation is MQVLNYSFSLLGNEQQLNLCETYGNKLIMVVNTASKCAFTPQYDGLESLYTRYKEQGFVVLGFPSNDFAGQEPGTEKQIKDFCQLTYGVNFPMFEKVHVKKGGENLSPFFKRLAKISGEYPGWNFHKYLISSDGKILASFKSHTKPNDKVVINMIEQHLPNVATYE
- a CDS encoding AraC family transcriptional regulator; the encoded protein is MVTSKARRNLIARQSGEHCHEYSQILFGWRGQMECEFHKESGQLSNGTVAIIPEHTAHLFSGLNDDCELLVIDLALSDPYIQALEQACNTSFKDTLFQQPEFVSLNSEILPLLDFAAKQLLSTKDQLNPQLNCQLVSLFMTQLCQMSAPNLTLSLTHNRLDIARLNDFIDQRLSNPPSNSELANALYVSESHFYCLCQSQLGMTPQQYLMSRRMQRANFLLTNSKITLAILAAELGFADASSFSRSYKKYYHKTPSHARRLLGL
- a CDS encoding ornithine cyclodeaminase family protein, which gives rise to MQLNATQIQNALPWDALILALNDIFVREVCSPVRHHHTINVPQEPDATLLLMPAWLEGEFLGVKQVNVFPGNNARNIPGLSSYYMLSCGKTGRPLAQLDGNELTARRTAAASALASSFLSHEDASEMLMVGSGRMARRLIPAHMSVRSVKTVRVWDRNEEAAQALVAELQAADINAEVCAKDRLEEVARKSDIISCATMATTPLVLGDWLKPGAHLDLVGSFTPSMRETDNTAMQRSAVFVDTRAGALSETGDLIIPIREGVMTESSIIAEFSELCSGQHLGRAGLDDASNAVTIFKSVGDSREDLAAAILAYQRLV
- a CDS encoding NAD(P)/FAD-dependent oxidoreductase codes for the protein MKQGGFSTIADDSSKAVAVVGAGVVGLCAALEAQRKGYQVTLIDRDEAGLGASFGNAGYLATELIDPLSTPKTLFSSFAMWLNPYGPLSLPLGYLHRILPWLFRFICAAAPKTTKKGRLALKQLNVASVPAWRRCLEDIGAQEQLVQSGYLLVWESAGKLEEAKKHAAYMQDNGIKTELVQGERLAYLEPELAENLSHALYFPEACRVKEPYELCKILLSAFQARGGTFLQQSVTFLQSEGKGVLVQTEKSSLKFDNTIICAGAWSKQLLREVGLDVPLEAERGYHLSIDAEHIKLNHPIGSAERRFVMTPLDSGLRVVGITELGGLKLKPFKQRFDSLQHHSGQLLSQLNNPTLEVSKWMGHRPTLPDSLPVIDRHPKHSQLLFAFGNQHLGLTQAAISAELVVGLMSGDLPTINYEPFRVDRF
- a CDS encoding alpha-hydroxy acid oxidase; its protein translation is MSESLLHRAACIEDMKILTRRRIPRFAFEYLAGGCNAENTLRQNRQALDQVYLHPSYLSTSAGADLSTEVFGQQYAAPFGVAPLGLSGLIWPKASEFQASAARTANIPYVLSTLASTSIERAAECAGDNFWFQLYPPSDLEIRADLMRRAEAAGCRHLVVTIDVPAAGRRPRDIRNGLAVPPKISVDSIAQTILRPSWAMATALQGMPQFASMMPYMKNMTNLRDIAHYIRTTLKDVVDFPMLQQIRHAWSGKLIVKGILSVSDAKLALAAGADGLIVSNHGGRQLDAAYPSISALKEIVAAVGDRTVVMVDSGVESGPDIARFLAQGAQMVFAGRAFMYGVGAFGEPGAAHTIELLRNELLQVMEQLRCPTPYQLPHYLL
- a CDS encoding LacI family DNA-binding transcriptional regulator; protein product: MRSSKPTLQDVATAAGVSTATVSRCINQPAQVKETLRDKVNEAINRLGYAPHGAARALASRRSHTIGAVIPTIDNGIFANGIHYLQRGLSEANFTLLLASSNYSLDEELHEVRSLITRGIDGMVLIGEEHHPEVYEMLDRHQVPVVNLWTYNNQSLHSCIGFDNAAAGRKIAEHLVNMGHRDIAVISGIQIDNDRARERIEGVRQYLQEKGLELKPELVRECRYSAEQSSLALTELITAGHHFSAVICGNDILALGALSALRQLEIPVPKALAVTGFDNLEIIAALSPSLTTIDVPARRMGTLAATYLLNCIQTGNRDITRVQLPADLKVRETTNTVHST
- a CDS encoding TRAP transporter substrate-binding protein — encoded protein: MSKANQPVCPERRRFMALTSKFGFTAVTLAAASGLMMSDQAVAAISKEEKEREAKAKYKMVIATAYVLGSSRSYPIMQLDFKENIQNLTNREVYVKLAPGGQLGAGGALAQKVQQGTIQAAQHSLSNFAAFAPVVDLINIPYWCGENQKFTNLVSSDAWRREVNPKVEERGFLPLWYVNIDPRVVALRHGIDGPIKTPDQMSGIKFRVPGSKILQQFYRLLGANPTPVAWGETPSAIKQGVADALDPSVEALNVFGFRDVISHVSFIRSVPDAQVYSCNLAWFKSLPAKIQDGIMFAAEVTAQQNLAKVPAARGFAMAELATAGVKFYSPTTGELQQWKDAAGHQLPVWDDTKIELAGSLDIFDSLHDAANTQGRHFVHDI
- a CDS encoding TRAP transporter small permease, with protein sequence MNTDKITIWQKLDENAERWLLLVFYVVIVVTVGVEVIRRFTLSYSSIWGEEVARYAFIYLAWIGAASAVKDRAHIRIDVILNFLPRNGKLLVYILGDVVMIGVSGLAFSYSVETLLVSIKFGSVTHGLGISQAWFIAAVPLGFSLMLFRLWQSLSRDIRALRNDSPIYTGKRLFD
- a CDS encoding TRAP transporter large permease, which encodes MYNYLNPEVTLDWGWELGGPLLIGVIMFALGVPVWAVLGVISVLILELSGALPLSLLGEALFDGIDAFALIAIPLFILTGDVLVRTGLSRKLLDIAEALTGGAKSGFGTATVLVCGFFACISGSDAAGAAGVGRMTIDRLVEQGYPRPYACALVAAGACTGILIPPSIAYIIIGLVLGISASTLFLAALVPGLLVMGCIMVCNIILNLTHGFENAGGGFSLRRIITAIYVGRYALIVPVIILGGIYSGVFTPTEAAAIAVITTIIIGLWQKTISLSEFPAMLASSAKVNGVILPIIAFSLPLAQALAALEVPQGFVYMVTDITDDPTMIILLMISILILAGCVMETTPNIVILAPIMLPLAQEIGMADIQFCIMMITALGVGFITPPLGLNLFVVSGLTGTPILGIARNAVPFVLAMLSVVLLLAFVPELSLWALPSYSY